One genomic region from Zalophus californianus isolate mZalCal1 chromosome 14, mZalCal1.pri.v2, whole genome shotgun sequence encodes:
- the LOC113912782 gene encoding uncharacterized protein LOC113912782 isoform X3 has product MDNSAFEMHEDAAKNAFSMGKMTTISRMVFEFPGGAIQWARYRNNVKDYLSVEEEAFGSSLNSQRSQMTLGTLRIKSNGLRAPHWHFNANEHGYLVQGSAWIGVVDDGGVVTTYNVTGGQVIFFPKNTLHWIKNVGNEDCFFLLFFSTHDELQTLDVDDVFFSVPEDIASRSLKPEGGINFIRTFQKQQEDQAVNLPPNLAELVINPSYVQSPDSLVWKYFYDLKGSKEYQFPGGVIQLAQYWKNGSELSSHEKIFSEFLNQHQNALTLSTLRIYNNGLRQPHFHFNANEMGYVISGCAKVGIINTQGIIEFDVHIGDVVFFPIGTQHYIKSSCDEDLLFLLAFSTGDQLQTLDMDDYLQATADHILAQLFFKEQSEFKKIPKFKEDQAINLP; this is encoded by the exons ATGGACAACTCAGCATTTGAAATGCATGAAGATGCAGCAAAGAATGCTTTTTCTATGGGGAAGATGACCACCATCTCCAGAATG GTGTTTGAATTCCCTGGTGGTGCAATCCAGTGGGCCCGGTACAGGAACAATGTCAAAGACTACCTCAGCGTTGAAGAAGAGGCCTTTGGCAGCAGCTTGAACAGTCAGAGATCACAGATGACCCTGGGGACTCTGAGAATAAAAAGCAATGGCCTCCGGGCCCCTCACTGGCACTTCAATGCTAATGAACATGGCTACCTTGTACAG GGCTCGGCATGGATTGGGGTGGTTGATGATGGTGGTGTAGTTACTACATACAATGTTACAGGTGGCCAAGTGATCTTCTTCCCTAAAAATACTCTCCACTGGATAAAGAATGTGGGGAACGAAGACTGctttttcttgctcttcttttccacACATGATGAACTTCAGACCCTGGATGTTGATGATGTGTTTTTTTCTGTACCTGAAGACATTGCTTCCAGGTCACTTAAG CCTGAAGGTGGAATTAATTTCATTAGAACATTCCAGAAGCAACAAGAGGATCAGGCGGTCAATCTTCCTCCCAACTTGGCAGAACTGGTTATAAATCCTAGTTATGTACAGTCTCCAGACAGTCTTgtgtggaaatatttttatgaccTTAAAG GTTCAAAAGAATATCAATTTCCAGGAGGAGTAATACAACTGGCACAATACTGGAAAAATGGAAGTGAACTAAGCAGCCATGAAAAAATTTTTAGTGAATTCCTGAATCAG catCAGAATGCTCTCACTTTGAGTACACTCAGAATTTATAACAATGGATTACGACagccacattttcattttaatgcaaaTGAAATGGGATATGTAATAAGTGGATGTGCAAAG GTGGGCATTATTAATACTCAGGGTATCATAGAGTTTGATGTTCACATCGGAGATGTGGTATTTTTCCCCATTGGAACCCAACATTACATTAAGAGCTCATGTGATGAggatttgcttttccttcttgcCTTCAGCACCGGAGACCAG TTGCAAACCCTTGACATGGACGATTATCTCCAGGCCACAGCAGACCACATCCTGGCCCAACTTTTCTTCAAGGAGCAAAGTGAGTTTAAGAAGATCCCCAAATTCAAGGAGGACCAGGCAATCAACCTGCCGTAG
- the LOC113912782 gene encoding uncharacterized protein LOC113912782 isoform X1: MDNSAFEMHEDAAKNAFSMGKMTTISRMEKKRQWSLLSIFLVCLLACTITTAVGVLILSLVYVHNSQPHSHVHLGLEARPLQTTVPIVQKAVDPKFQFLNHLPKSKVFEFPGGAIQWARYRNNVKDYLSVEEEAFGSSLNSQRSQMTLGTLRIKSNGLRAPHWHFNANEHGYLVQGSAWIGVVDDGGVVTTYNVTGGQVIFFPKNTLHWIKNVGNEDCFFLLFFSTHDELQTLDVDDVFFSVPEDIASRSLKPEGGINFIRTFQKQQEDQAVNLPPNLAELVINPSYVQSPDSLVWKYFYDLKGSKEYQFPGGVIQLAQYWKNGSELSSHEKIFSEFLNQHQNALTLSTLRIYNNGLRQPHFHFNANEMGYVISGCAKVGIINTQGIIEFDVHIGDVVFFPIGTQHYIKSSCDEDLLFLLAFSTGDQLQTLDMDDYLQATADHILAQLFFKEQSEFKKIPKFKEDQAINLP, encoded by the exons ATGGACAACTCAGCATTTGAAATGCATGAAGATGCAGCAAAGAATGCTTTTTCTATGGGGAAGATGACCACCATCTCCAGAATG GAGAAGAAGAGGCAGTGGTCACTGTTGAGCATTTTCCTGGTGTGTCTCTTGGCCTGTACCATCACCACAGCAGTAGGAGTACTGATACTTTCCTTGGTTTATGTTCACAACTCTCAGCCACATTCACACGTCCATCTAGGACTCGAAGCCCGGCCTCTGCAAACAACGGTTCCCATTGTGCAAAAAGCTGTTGATCCAAAATTCCAGTTTCTTAATCATTTGCCTAAATCCAAG GTGTTTGAATTCCCTGGTGGTGCAATCCAGTGGGCCCGGTACAGGAACAATGTCAAAGACTACCTCAGCGTTGAAGAAGAGGCCTTTGGCAGCAGCTTGAACAGTCAGAGATCACAGATGACCCTGGGGACTCTGAGAATAAAAAGCAATGGCCTCCGGGCCCCTCACTGGCACTTCAATGCTAATGAACATGGCTACCTTGTACAG GGCTCGGCATGGATTGGGGTGGTTGATGATGGTGGTGTAGTTACTACATACAATGTTACAGGTGGCCAAGTGATCTTCTTCCCTAAAAATACTCTCCACTGGATAAAGAATGTGGGGAACGAAGACTGctttttcttgctcttcttttccacACATGATGAACTTCAGACCCTGGATGTTGATGATGTGTTTTTTTCTGTACCTGAAGACATTGCTTCCAGGTCACTTAAG CCTGAAGGTGGAATTAATTTCATTAGAACATTCCAGAAGCAACAAGAGGATCAGGCGGTCAATCTTCCTCCCAACTTGGCAGAACTGGTTATAAATCCTAGTTATGTACAGTCTCCAGACAGTCTTgtgtggaaatatttttatgaccTTAAAG GTTCAAAAGAATATCAATTTCCAGGAGGAGTAATACAACTGGCACAATACTGGAAAAATGGAAGTGAACTAAGCAGCCATGAAAAAATTTTTAGTGAATTCCTGAATCAG catCAGAATGCTCTCACTTTGAGTACACTCAGAATTTATAACAATGGATTACGACagccacattttcattttaatgcaaaTGAAATGGGATATGTAATAAGTGGATGTGCAAAG GTGGGCATTATTAATACTCAGGGTATCATAGAGTTTGATGTTCACATCGGAGATGTGGTATTTTTCCCCATTGGAACCCAACATTACATTAAGAGCTCATGTGATGAggatttgcttttccttcttgcCTTCAGCACCGGAGACCAG TTGCAAACCCTTGACATGGACGATTATCTCCAGGCCACAGCAGACCACATCCTGGCCCAACTTTTCTTCAAGGAGCAAAGTGAGTTTAAGAAGATCCCCAAATTCAAGGAGGACCAGGCAATCAACCTGCCGTAG
- the LOC113912782 gene encoding uncharacterized protein LOC113912782 isoform X2 gives MDNSAFEMHEDAAKNAFSMGKMTTISRMEKKRQWSLLSIFLVCLLACTITTAVGVLILSLVYVHNSQPHSHVHLGLEARPLQTTVPIVQKAVDPKFQFLNHLPKSKVFEFPGGAIQWARYRNNVKDYLSVEEEAFGSSLNSQRSQMTLGTLRIKSNGLRAPHWHFNANEHGYLVQGSAWIGVVDDGGVVTTYNVTGGQVIFFPKNTLHWIKNVGNEDCFFLLFFSTHDELQTLDVDDVFFSVPEDIASRSLKPEGGINFIRTFQKQQEDQAVNLPPNLAELVINPSYVQSPDSLVWKYFYDLKGSKEYQFPGGVIQLAQYWKNGSELSSHEKIFSEFLNQVGIINTQGIIEFDVHIGDVVFFPIGTQHYIKSSCDEDLLFLLAFSTGDQLQTLDMDDYLQATADHILAQLFFKEQSEFKKIPKFKEDQAINLP, from the exons ATGGACAACTCAGCATTTGAAATGCATGAAGATGCAGCAAAGAATGCTTTTTCTATGGGGAAGATGACCACCATCTCCAGAATG GAGAAGAAGAGGCAGTGGTCACTGTTGAGCATTTTCCTGGTGTGTCTCTTGGCCTGTACCATCACCACAGCAGTAGGAGTACTGATACTTTCCTTGGTTTATGTTCACAACTCTCAGCCACATTCACACGTCCATCTAGGACTCGAAGCCCGGCCTCTGCAAACAACGGTTCCCATTGTGCAAAAAGCTGTTGATCCAAAATTCCAGTTTCTTAATCATTTGCCTAAATCCAAG GTGTTTGAATTCCCTGGTGGTGCAATCCAGTGGGCCCGGTACAGGAACAATGTCAAAGACTACCTCAGCGTTGAAGAAGAGGCCTTTGGCAGCAGCTTGAACAGTCAGAGATCACAGATGACCCTGGGGACTCTGAGAATAAAAAGCAATGGCCTCCGGGCCCCTCACTGGCACTTCAATGCTAATGAACATGGCTACCTTGTACAG GGCTCGGCATGGATTGGGGTGGTTGATGATGGTGGTGTAGTTACTACATACAATGTTACAGGTGGCCAAGTGATCTTCTTCCCTAAAAATACTCTCCACTGGATAAAGAATGTGGGGAACGAAGACTGctttttcttgctcttcttttccacACATGATGAACTTCAGACCCTGGATGTTGATGATGTGTTTTTTTCTGTACCTGAAGACATTGCTTCCAGGTCACTTAAG CCTGAAGGTGGAATTAATTTCATTAGAACATTCCAGAAGCAACAAGAGGATCAGGCGGTCAATCTTCCTCCCAACTTGGCAGAACTGGTTATAAATCCTAGTTATGTACAGTCTCCAGACAGTCTTgtgtggaaatatttttatgaccTTAAAG GTTCAAAAGAATATCAATTTCCAGGAGGAGTAATACAACTGGCACAATACTGGAAAAATGGAAGTGAACTAAGCAGCCATGAAAAAATTTTTAGTGAATTCCTGAATCAG GTGGGCATTATTAATACTCAGGGTATCATAGAGTTTGATGTTCACATCGGAGATGTGGTATTTTTCCCCATTGGAACCCAACATTACATTAAGAGCTCATGTGATGAggatttgcttttccttcttgcCTTCAGCACCGGAGACCAG TTGCAAACCCTTGACATGGACGATTATCTCCAGGCCACAGCAGACCACATCCTGGCCCAACTTTTCTTCAAGGAGCAAAGTGAGTTTAAGAAGATCCCCAAATTCAAGGAGGACCAGGCAATCAACCTGCCGTAG